Part of the Sander lucioperca isolate FBNREF2018 chromosome 1, SLUC_FBN_1.2, whole genome shotgun sequence genome is shown below.
ATTTTCACAGATATTTGGCTTTAGGTATACCGTGTCTGCATCACACCCTCCATGCAACGGCTTTGGGGTCAATTCTTAATGacaacatttaattttttaacaATGCACCAGGTTAGAGGCTTCCTTGTACAAGTCACAGCACGCGTTCTCTAAGAATCTCTTTTATAGCCAAGCAAAATTGGTATCGTAACTGAAATATCCCCGATCGAATCGATATAGAATCGAATCAAATAGAATCAGAACCTTGTAAATCGGAATCAAATCGATACCCAGCCGTAGtcataatatactgtaatattgaACCTTTTTGAAGAACATTCTTTGACTTGTTTGTAATCAGTCgtcacacatacagatgttgcCATCTATAATATACACACCTACACTATgcttatgtgtttgtgtctgaatgtgtgtgtgtgtgtgtgtgtgtgtgtgtgtgtgtgtgtgtgtgtgtgtgtgtgtgctcacagGAAAACAATGCCAGTAGAGAGAATGAGGATGAGGCCATGGCTCGAGGAACAGATCGACTCCTGTCAGATACCAGGACTCAAATGGGTTAACAAAGTAAGTGTACActgacactagggctgcacaatatgaggtgcgataacattgttgaatatagccataacaatattacttgcaATAGGTACATATattattaaagtgtactcagttctgcatttctgctgctttcagtattatGCTAAAAGTGTGTCTTTTGCGATATGTCGCCGcctgtgtttattgcgccagttgatatcgcgatgatgatgaaaaaaaacatatattgtgcagccctaactgATACGtgcactcgcacacacacacacacacacacacacatacacacacacacacacacacacacacacacacaattattatAGTTCAGCAGCTGACAAAATGTGAATGTCTCTAGgaaaagagtgtgtgtgcgtgtgcgtgtgtgtgtgtgcgtgtgcgtgtcagAAAGCGATAACCCTGACTCTGCTGGTCCAGAGGGCTGTGACAGTATGTTCATAAGTGCCTCCTGACGCGGTTTACGTGTATTTAGTTTGGAGGTAGTAAATAACATTGCTTTTCAAACATCATATTTTCTGTTCctgtatttaaaacaaaacaaaacactttcTATTTGGTGTTAAAAAGAAAGGGCCATGTAGGGGGCAAACTGTAGCAGAAATTTAAAGGAATTTCATCAACATAACATCATCTGAAAATGTATATAGCCTGCATTCAAGTTGGAATACCTGGTGCGTACattgatgtatttttattttagtggaCACAGCAGATAAAGTATTTCACAATATTAGTCAGGATATCAATCCCATTGTTTAAACCTTTTCAAAATTTAAGATACAATAGCATTTTTAAtcatgtacacattttaaacaaactgCAACGGTGCATTTTttggtttatctgtgttttaagcccccaacgtctccttccaggcagcgctgcctggaaggagacgttgggggcttaaaacaccatcgagccattTTTTGAGTCTATAAAATTAACTTCCTAACTGAAAACTCTTGTGTTCAATGTAAAATGCACTTTGGTAATTTTTTGAACCCACATCTCTAACTACAGGGCATCCGTTCAGCGTAgagctgctcgattatggaaaaaaatcgaatcacgattatttcggtcaatattgaaatcacgataatttaacccgattactcgttgacttctggaaagatgttgctaAGAAACAGTGGGAAAACAACTGTGAACTTTGCCTTGatacttttcctatttaaacCTAACTTTTAAATTTggaacacaagagaaaataagggTTTACTTGCGaaacgtaatgagctaaataattgtttttctcgattattctgtttttgtgatcattgggagccgaAATCATAATCGCAATTcaatttcgattaattgcacagccctagttcAGCGCATGCAAATATAGCGACAGTCATTACcaaacgcatacacacacacacacacacacacacacacacacacacacacacacacacacacacacacacacacacacacacaccgttatTATAGTTCAGCAGCTGACAAAATGTGAATGTCTCTAGGAAAAGAGAATCTTCCAGATCCCATGGATGCATGCAGCACGTCATGGCTGGGACCTGGAGAAAGATGCTCCGCTCTTCATGAGATGGGCCATACATACTGGtaatacacacgcacacacatccaACAGGGGTTCTCCTTTTCAGTGGTTTTCATTTACATGCCTACCAGACACCGCACCACTTCTCTGTctaaaattaaagaaaaatgtgattTGCGTTATATGTTTTAGGAagaaatctaaatgtattaggGCAGTATTCAGTGAGGCCGCAGAAAGTGTCTTAGCCTTTTTTTAGGAAGCacacagcagctctgtgagaaAGTCCCACAACTCCTAGCTGCATCAGCTAAGaggaaaatgttttaaaatcagCTTGATTCTACCCAGGAGGACGTCCTAGGTTCAGAAAAAGAttgcaaaaatgaaaaagtcaaaaatacaGACATTTTCAGTggaaaatattatttatttttagttccACACTTTAGGAAAGCTGCTGAAATCGACCTACTTTTAGCAATCAGCTGCAGTGTCCAGACGTAGCTTGTTGGTGATATAAAGAGCCACTAGCAAGATTAGATTTGATCATACCAGCTTTTGCCACCTAAAAAagtattattaattaattacaattaATAGTCTCATGTTAAAGTTTGTAACTGCTTTGtaactttttatgatgtgtcatACCCGACaaatgcacatttaaaaaaaagcatacttttctttttgtctaaTCTCTTGCAGAGCAGCGGACTAATTTAAGCTGAATAATGTACGAGGAAAACCACACACTGAATAATTATATACTGTACCTGGAAATAAATAACCACCCGGTCAATCTTCTGTgccttttctgtttctgtgtatgtgtaggcAAATACACGGCAGGCATCGACCGTCCAGACCCAAAGACGTGGAAGGCGAATTTCCGCTGTGCCATGAACAGCCTGCCAGACATCGAGGAGGTGAAggataaaagcaacaaaaagggAACTAATGCCTTCAGAGTCTATAAGATGCTCTCCTCCTCCGAGAGAAACATGAAGAAAGGTGAGCGCTAAGCACATAGGAAGTTGGGTGCCGACTAATGATAACCTGACAGATTCTTTTTAGGGGATGGAGGaatgaaaggggggggggggctgtcaATCCAAGTGTGGGCTGTCCAGATTGGATGTCTTCACTAgtaaatggggaaagtacctgagctttGTGTacggctcctaagaagctttgcgCTGCGGAGAGACCTGTATAACTGgtttatggtgttgtcatttctaCATTACGTTTATTCGGTTTACAGTTTGTCTCTcttgttattatttttgttgcatagtgttgaatattgtagttactgtgtcatcttttcttgaattttgtctgggtgggtggtgatgacgaaGGGGCGGGGGGGATATGTTCATGTTGCGAatttatgttttgtatgttaaaaaaaaaaaaagaagagagaattgttaatcacaaaagaAAGGTGAGTGCTGCTGTGGTTAAGAACCCTTATCACTTTTCTAGATTTGATCCATTTCTCTTGAACAGACTTATTTATAATTCCATATTTACCGTATCAAGACCCTCGCCTCGTATAGTGTCGCTTTTAAATCCACTCCTGAaaggtgtgtgtttctgtctgcatGTCCATTTAGGAAAGAAGAAGACGGACAAGGAGGGGAGGCCCAAGGGAAATAAAGAGGTAGATAAACATGTCAAAGCCCTTTTACACATGACACCCACAGCCTGTGCAGGATAGAGTAGTGGGTTTTGTGggcacataacacacacatctattaaagcaacaccaaagatttttttgtaccttaaaataatgtttccaaaatcgtttcagtggttcatcaactcgtaacagtgtgaacggcacttctgcatttgcTTCGTGGCCCTCTgtcggctataaccgcactatgcaagtttgccagatcaggtagcggatctgtagttccaatgagacctAATGGacacaattctgcttccaatcTGTAGGGGGACCGATGAGGacaagtgctttggtgttgctttaaagaggGTGTTCACACGTGACATTACcttttttattcaacattttatttctgctcACCATAAGTGGCACGGCTGCTGAAGAACAGAAGCATGATGAGAAATAATACCACCAGAGAGTGTGTTTCTGCTTTCTCACTCAGGCCTTGCAATAAATAGTCCTCTCCTGGCTAATCTGGTCACACAGAGGTACTTAACTTTACTGAGAAATGTTGCTAAGATTTCTGGAAATCTTTAATTCTGTATTGCTTAGGTTTGAGTGTCAAGccaaaactgaagaaaaatgaTTCTTAAAAACTGACTTGATTTGTTTATATAATGTGAAAGTACACTTTCTCATACTGTATTTTCTTCTAGACACATTTCTGTTTAActttaacattttcattttgtgttcATGAGTGAACAAGAATGCTTGTTTAATATTTGGCTGCTTTGTTAAGTACATTTTGGTCAGTGTAATATCTGTGTCTGAAATGCTCCAGATATCAGGTTGTATCCTGGTATGGTCttagctagtctatatcctcgacgttccacttctgagattgctccgttgctgacgGAAATTCgtccggatttcactcatttaggccggatattcGTTTCCTTCGTGtagtaattttaaactccggtggatttatgaggactatggttaactgctcctcagatctctgcagggtaaatccagacagctagctagactatctgtccaatctaaaATAAGCTGTTTATAAAAATCTGTTCCAAGTATATATTGTTTTATAGCTAAATACTTGAGCAAAACCATCAGCATAAAGCGTAATAATGTCTGTGCACTGGGTCACTACATCCCCGCTGTCACTATTAGAGTTTCTCATTATCACAgttaaaatgtaatgaagtTATTAGATTGAGGATACTATGTTTAAATGGGCATGTGAGTGTTGCTGTCCATATTACTGGTATAAATAATGACAACACAGGCACAGATCTGCTCCTGTAACATTAAAGTCACCATCCTGTTTGGACACAAAAACGGCATGCACGATTTAAAATTGATCTTCCATAATTATTAATCTTTTTCTGTCTCGTCTTCCACTCTCTGCCCTTCTCAACATCAGGTAGCTTCTCCATCTCCAGTCACTCATGTTGGACCTATTGACTACGCCAAACGGGAAATGATCAAACACGAAGGGATCAAGCAGGAAGCACTAGAGATGACAGTGACGGACAGTGTCTCAGGTACTACACCAGTAATCTCTGTAAACAGATATCTTTATATGAAGGCACAacctgttagcctggtcctaccagactctggtacatttcatttgtacagagagtctggccactctccattgacacgtgttaacttccttgaaggcgggtactctgttgaagtttaaaactattggatctgtccagagccactctggatctgccataaccaatcgctaacgtttggtcgtgacgtcggcttagcatcgctagcattcgccttagctaactccttcaccactgaaaaatctaacttttcccgaaccccgtggggaggagggccacaacatcatggccaccaacacaactcagcaaagattgttcttgctcgggctttaacttctggatattcggcagcgttgccacaacggaccgaatggcttcgctcacatctttctccgccgccattacgggactacaactcaaactagcgcacaacctcaatgTCATCATTCTCAGCCattccctctgttcgctgattggaccggtaaagattggccggagaaaacccaagaatataccgcaaacccagatgacgtactgaagggaaaatgaaaattgagcggaagtatgtaggagggcggagccaggctaacaaCCTGTAGGCAACGGGACAAAATGTTAGAATCGAAAACATTCTGGTTTCCCTTCGTAGTCCGTTTTAGTAATGACCAGTCCCGTTGGAGAGggctttggttgcatgcaggTAAACAGCCCGTGTCGAGGGCAAAAGAGGCGGATCACATTGGCTAAAATGCAATCTTGAAACCCATCGTTTGGCGGCCAtttagcgttttttttttttaaatgtattaatctgcattcatatgcagatatctgtttatagagaCGTCGTTTCTCAACTCCAACAACATTCTCGCGTCTCAAGTCGGACCCGGCCCCCGGAAGAGGAAGTCTTGGCCCGGATATAGCTGATATTCAGATATCCACTGGCCACACCGGAACCGCAAATATAGGCCAATGCCCCCAGAGACTTAATCGCTGATAGCTGATGAGTTCAGAGATTCTGCTATCTGCTGACTGTTCTATGCCTTGAGAAGTTGTTTTCTAATGCTACGGTCACAGCAGTTTAGACTTTATAAATATTGAATAACTACACTTTGATTTTTGAGGTGTCCGAATAGCTGATGGAGAAGACTCTTTATCTCTTTATTCGCATCGGTGGGTAGATGTGTAACTAGATCTTTCCACACACTTAAGCTATATTTCATCAATAATTAATTTACAGCCCTGGAGTGACGTCATGTGTTCAGCCTGTCATAACATATCCAATGTGGCCATTCACAGCCATTCACAGCTCCGTAGACGACCACGTGATCACCAGCGAGCAGCTGCCGTTCGTCTGTCAGACGATCGAAGTGACCACTGAGAACGAGGAGCAGACTGTTAGCTCCTCCCACTCGTACCCGCTCCAAATCTCTCCTGTGTCTTCATGCTGCGgtgagagaacacacacacgtgcacatgcgcacacacacacacacacacacacacacacacacacacacacagacatagacacacacacagacatagacacacacagacacacacgcttaCACATCACTCTTTACCACTATTGTATAAAATACTTTAAAGCAatagtaaaagtcttaaagtatcaaaatattaactgtacttaagtattaaaagtagttttatgtaatatggtgtgtgtgtgtgtgtgtgtgtgtgtgtgtgtgtgtgtgtgtgtgtgttctctgccCCAACCAGTCATTCAGGCAGAAGTGGCTCTGTCAGTTTACAGTTGTTGTAATCATTCAATCTATCATTGTTTGTCTAAGTCtctactttcttttcttttcctttctccATCGCTACCATGGCTTGAAAAGTCAGGGTTCAAAGTAGAATTATTCATTAATcccttcttttctttgtttcttttcatgTACGTATTTGGCTTTTCTCACTTTGACATGTACGTACATTGAGTTGTGCTACTGTGTGCAGGTGTTTACACCGTTTAAACTGTTTAAATAGTAAAACGTGCACTGTTGCATGTAAGCCTTGTCAATATGTTTTCCTGGTTTAATTGagctcttcctctttctcccgCTCCTCACGCCTTTCTCTTcctgtttatttacatattttttttatttctacagGCAGCGACACAGACAGTGACACAGAGGACACCAAAGAGGTGAGTCTCCCATTCAACTCACTTTATACACAGAGAAGAGAGTGATGAATAATTAGCCTAACTGCTCGGATCAACAGATAAACAGGTTTTTACCTGCTTCAACCTTACTGTtgaaactctgtgtgtgtgtgtgtgtgtgtgtgtgtgtgtgtgtgagactgactgtgtgtgtgtgtgtgtgactgtgtgttccTTCCTGTAATGTTGCGAGAAACTGAGAAAGAGGAGGGCCTTGTCAGGAACTGTGGCTGTCAAACATTAACAGTTTGATCTGATGTTGTCCTTTGTAGTACATTGTACCCACAGtggacactcacacacactctctctcacacacacacacacacacacacacacacacattcacacacacatactatcaGTGGTAGAGTACAGTGTTCTTAACTTTGTTGCAATGTAGACACTTTCCTTCAAATCCTGATTAGTTTTTGCTGTGAATAATAGTAGTCAATAAGAAATGCACTTCCTGGCTCTTGGATACAGTGATAttgacacttttgttttttttttacatgtaatgCATAATGTCATATTCTGACTGGATCACTGAGGTGTTGATGTCAGCTTATTTCTGCGGTGGGGTTTCACCATAACAGACGTCAGGAAATTAGCCACAgctttttttgtggctctgaTTGCGCTTTTGCTTACGCGCCTCTTCttcgtcttctttttttcttgtttgaaCTGACAGGGTGTCAGTGAAGTCTGGAGGCGGGACTACAATCCGTCAGTTCTCAGGATTCCCACGTGTCCTCTCCCCGGCATGGCCACCTTCGTCACTGCGACCAAGCCCAACTTCAGGGTGACCAGCACGCGGGACCCGGTGCCGCTCATCAGCTACCACACCGACGGCTGGACGCCCGCCTACAGCCACAACTCTCTGGTGTCTACGGCAACCAGCCACACCCACGAGATGCGCGCAAGCGTCATTATGAAAACCTCGGATGTGACTTCCTCCTGACCTCTAACCCCCAGATGAGGGAGTACCACCACTGCTTCCAGGACATAGGAtcgacagagagagacagtttgttttttttccttccatcAGCGCTGCATGGATCCTAAACAGGACGAGCATCAAAAacctttgatttgattttgtagCTTCTGTCTGGGCGACGAATTATCTCAGTTTTCCTCTTAATCGGGGAAACT
Proteins encoded:
- the LOC116036559 gene encoding interferon regulatory factor 2 isoform X2; the encoded protein is MPVERMRMRPWLEEQIDSCQIPGLKWVNKEKRIFQIPWMHAARHGWDLEKDAPLFMRWAIHTGKYTAGIDRPDPKTWKANFRCAMNSLPDIEEVKDKSNKKGTNAFRVYKMLSSSERNMKKGER
- the LOC116036559 gene encoding interferon regulatory factor 2 isoform X1; protein product: MPVERMRMRPWLEEQIDSCQIPGLKWVNKEKRIFQIPWMHAARHGWDLEKDAPLFMRWAIHTGKYTAGIDRPDPKTWKANFRCAMNSLPDIEEVKDKSNKKGTNAFRVYKMLSSSERNMKKGKKKTDKEGRPKGNKEVASPSPVTHVGPIDYAKREMIKHEGIKQEALEMTVTDSVSAIHSSVDDHVITSEQLPFVCQTIEVTTENEEQTVSSSHSYPLQISPVSSCCGSDTDSDTEDTKEGVSEVWRRDYNPSVLRIPTCPLPGMATFVTATKPNFRVTSTRDPVPLISYHTDGWTPAYSHNSLVSTATSHTHEMRASVIMKTSDVTSS